From one Desulfurobacterium thermolithotrophum DSM 11699 genomic stretch:
- a CDS encoding 2,5-diamino-6-(ribosylamino)-4(3H)-pyrimidinone 5'-phosphate reductase: MERPYVIIVSEVTIDGKLTLAKGVSSKEIMKLMDEEANKYLHQIRAECDGIMVGANTIRIDNPNLTVRYVKGKNPTRIIPVSTGDIPLDANILNTEVAPTVIAVSKKAPAEKIEKLKEKGVQVIVAGNEKVDFAELFSKLYEMGIRKLMVEGGSKVNWELIKNDLIDEIRLIHLPVVVGGDDVPSLVSGEGFKTLDAVKRFEIKKVFKCGNQIVTEYGRK; this comes from the coding sequence ATGGAAAGACCTTATGTAATTATAGTTTCAGAAGTAACTATTGACGGAAAATTAACTCTTGCAAAAGGTGTCTCGAGTAAAGAAATAATGAAGCTGATGGATGAGGAAGCTAATAAGTACTTACATCAGATAAGAGCTGAATGTGATGGAATTATGGTTGGAGCAAATACCATAAGGATTGATAACCCAAACCTTACGGTAAGATATGTTAAAGGAAAAAATCCTACCAGAATTATTCCAGTATCAACTGGAGATATACCTCTTGATGCTAATATCTTAAACACAGAAGTAGCTCCTACTGTTATTGCTGTTTCAAAAAAAGCTCCAGCCGAGAAGATAGAAAAGTTAAAAGAAAAAGGAGTTCAGGTTATTGTTGCAGGCAACGAAAAAGTTGATTTTGCAGAGCTCTTTTCTAAGTTATATGAAATGGGAATTAGAAAACTCATGGTAGAAGGTGGAAGCAAAGTTAACTGGGAGCTTATAAAAAACGATCTTATTGATGAAATAAGATTAATACATCTTCCTGTAGTAGTTGGTGGAGATGATGTTCCATCTCTTGTATCAGGAGAAGGTTTTAAGACTCTTGATGCAGTTAAAAGGTTTGAAATCAAAAAGGTCTTTAAGTGCGGGAATCAAATCGTAACAGAATACGGAAGAAAGTAA
- a CDS encoding ABC transporter permease, translated as MFKYILKRLLQMIPIVVGMTFVSFFIIKFAPGDFFTQLEMNPSISKETIKELRKLYGLDQNIVIQYFHWLWNALHFHLGYSFAYHKPVTELIGERLLNTLELTVSSFILSWLISVPLGIIAGVYNGKLLDRIISFFSFFGISIPNFFLAFILMYMAAKTGIFPIGGVVSQNYEELSFIGKIADRLWHMAIPLTVLVIGSIAGLLRLVRSTIIDELNKDYVKVAIAKGLPYKIVVIKHAFRNALNPFLTLIGFDIAGLLSGAALIEIITAWPGLGRLMFDAVMSQDLFLVMGSLYIGGIMLVLGNLIADILLAINDPRIREKEVEGKIGR; from the coding sequence ATGTTTAAATATATTCTGAAACGCCTTCTTCAAATGATTCCTATTGTTGTTGGAATGACATTTGTTTCTTTTTTCATTATTAAATTTGCTCCCGGGGACTTTTTTACACAATTAGAAATGAATCCTTCTATATCGAAAGAAACAATTAAGGAGCTCCGAAAGCTTTACGGTCTCGATCAAAACATCGTTATCCAGTACTTTCACTGGCTCTGGAACGCACTCCACTTCCATCTAGGTTACTCATTTGCCTATCACAAACCTGTAACAGAACTGATAGGAGAAAGATTACTAAACACATTAGAACTTACAGTTTCTTCTTTTATCCTTTCGTGGCTTATATCAGTTCCTTTGGGAATAATTGCTGGTGTCTACAATGGAAAACTTCTTGACAGAATAATTTCTTTTTTCTCTTTCTTTGGAATCTCTATTCCCAACTTCTTCTTAGCGTTTATTCTGATGTATATGGCAGCAAAAACGGGAATTTTTCCAATTGGTGGAGTGGTTTCGCAAAACTACGAAGAACTCTCTTTTATCGGAAAAATTGCTGACCGGCTTTGGCATATGGCAATTCCATTAACTGTTCTTGTTATTGGAAGCATAGCAGGACTTTTGAGACTTGTTAGAAGTACAATTATTGATGAGCTTAATAAGGACTATGTAAAAGTAGCAATAGCAAAAGGATTACCTTATAAAATAGTTGTAATAAAACATGCTTTTAGAAATGCTCTAAATCCATTTTTGACTCTCATCGGTTTTGATATTGCTGGACTTCTTTCTGGAGCTGCCCTTATTGAGATAATAACTGCGTGGCCGGGCTTAGGAAGATTAATGTTTGATGCGGTTATGTCTCAAGATCTTTTTCTTGTTATGGGGTCTCTTTATATTGGAGGTATAATGTTGGTTCTTGGAAATCTTATAGCAGATATACTTCTTGCAATTAATGATCCAAGAATAAGAGAAAAAGAGGTAGAAGGAAAAATTGGTAGATAA
- a CDS encoding ABC transporter permease: MVDKLVLFLEGLYTKNKLAAFSFTLIFFLYFVALFADFLAPYPYDVQFRHNPYHPPTPIHFFDKEGKFHLRPFVYGHKLVDPVTKTYETDYSKIYPVEFFVRGHTHYLLGLIKTDIHFFGVKNGHIFLFGTDRLGRDIFSRLLYGTRISLTIGLIGVLISFSIGILIGSIAGYFGGVVDSVLMRLIEILMAFPAFYLMLALRSMFPVDMPSVLVFIIIVAILSLIGWTGLSRVIRGMVLSIRELEFVKAAKVLGGSHFYIILKHIIPNTLSYVIIAATLTIPGYILGESALSLIGLGIQEPYPSWGNMLSEASNVHTLSAYPWVLSPGFAIFIVIMAFNFLGDGLRDYFDVKMER; encoded by the coding sequence TTGGTAGATAAGTTAGTACTCTTTCTAGAAGGCCTTTATACAAAAAATAAGTTAGCAGCTTTTTCTTTTACCTTAATTTTCTTTCTTTACTTTGTAGCTCTCTTTGCAGATTTCTTAGCTCCTTATCCTTATGATGTTCAATTTAGACACAATCCTTATCACCCTCCTACTCCTATTCACTTTTTTGACAAAGAAGGAAAGTTTCACTTGAGACCTTTTGTTTACGGTCATAAACTCGTTGATCCTGTAACGAAAACTTATGAAACTGATTATTCAAAGATTTATCCAGTTGAGTTTTTTGTTAGAGGCCATACTCACTATCTTTTAGGACTTATAAAAACAGACATCCATTTTTTTGGTGTTAAAAACGGTCATATTTTCCTTTTTGGAACAGATAGATTAGGTAGAGACATTTTTTCAAGACTTCTTTACGGAACGAGAATATCTTTAACAATTGGACTTATTGGGGTTTTAATCTCTTTCTCCATAGGAATCTTAATTGGTTCAATTGCAGGCTATTTTGGAGGTGTTGTAGATAGTGTATTAATGAGACTTATAGAGATTCTCATGGCGTTTCCTGCCTTTTATCTCATGCTTGCTCTTAGATCAATGTTTCCTGTTGATATGCCAAGTGTTTTGGTCTTTATTATAATCGTTGCAATTTTATCTCTTATAGGTTGGACAGGGCTTTCACGGGTTATAAGAGGAATGGTTTTATCTATAAGAGAATTAGAGTTTGTAAAGGCAGCTAAAGTTCTTGGAGGAAGTCATTTTTACATAATACTTAAGCATATTATTCCAAATACTCTTTCTTATGTTATTATTGCAGCAACTCTTACTATTCCTGGTTATATTCTTGGTGAATCTGCTCTTAGCTTAATAGGATTAGGAATTCAAGAGCCCTATCCATCGTGGGGTAATATGCTTTCAGAGGCAAGTAACGTTCATACTCTTTCTGCTTATCCTTGGGTGCTTTCCCCAGGGTTTGCAATTTTTATCGTTATAATGGCATTTAATTTTCTTGGAGATGGATTAAGAGATTATTTTGATGTAAAGATGGAGAGGTAA
- the mraY gene encoding phospho-N-acetylmuramoyl-pentapeptide-transferase: MLYLIFYQLLGIILFKYITFRSIYAAITAMTLGFLLYPYFERKLKSLQFKQTIKEYLPETHKKKKVPTMGGLLIITVLVLTVLLWNNLSNPFIWLCLLAVVGFGIIGFVDDYIKARLKNPEGLSEKRKFLSQVAIATVIAVVLFELGFSTELYFPIFKNLHIDLGYFFIPWVVFIIVGASNAVNLTDGLDGLAIGPVITTSFVFLVFSYIAGNVKLATYLNLPYVPGAGELAIVCAAIIGASLVFLWFNTYPAEVFMGDVGSLSLGALLGTIAIITKEEFILAIAGGVFVLETLSVIVQRYYFKYTKKKYGEGKRIFKMAPLHHHFEKKGWEEPKITVRFWIISIILALIALSLLKIR; this comes from the coding sequence ATGCTTTACCTTATTTTTTACCAGTTATTAGGAATAATACTCTTTAAATACATAACTTTTAGAAGTATTTATGCTGCAATTACAGCTATGACTTTAGGATTTCTTCTTTATCCCTATTTTGAAAGAAAACTAAAAAGTCTTCAGTTTAAACAGACAATAAAGGAATACCTTCCTGAAACTCACAAGAAGAAAAAAGTTCCTACTATGGGAGGCCTTCTCATAATTACTGTACTCGTTCTTACGGTACTTTTATGGAATAATCTTTCTAATCCTTTTATTTGGTTGTGCCTTTTAGCCGTTGTGGGATTTGGAATAATAGGATTCGTAGATGATTACATAAAGGCAAGACTAAAAAATCCTGAAGGGCTTTCAGAAAAAAGGAAGTTTTTATCTCAAGTTGCTATAGCAACTGTTATAGCAGTAGTTTTATTTGAATTAGGATTTTCTACAGAGCTCTATTTTCCTATTTTTAAAAATCTTCACATAGATCTTGGATATTTCTTTATTCCTTGGGTAGTATTTATAATCGTGGGCGCTTCAAACGCTGTTAACCTTACAGATGGACTTGATGGTCTTGCAATAGGGCCTGTCATAACAACTAGTTTTGTTTTTTTAGTCTTTTCTTACATTGCTGGAAACGTAAAACTTGCCACTTACCTTAATCTTCCTTATGTACCTGGAGCTGGTGAATTAGCAATTGTTTGTGCTGCCATTATTGGAGCTTCCTTAGTATTCTTATGGTTTAATACATATCCTGCAGAAGTTTTTATGGGAGATGTCGGTTCTCTTTCGCTCGGAGCTCTTCTTGGAACAATAGCGATAATTACAAAAGAAGAGTTCATTCTTGCTATAGCTGGAGGTGTATTCGTTTTAGAAACTCTTTCAGTAATTGTTCAGAGATACTACTTTAAATACACTAAGAAAAAGTATGGAGAAGGAAAAAGAATATTTAAAATGGCACCACTTCACCACCACTTTGAAAAAAAAGGATGGGAAGAACCCAAAATAACAGTTAGATTTTGGATCATTTCAATAATTCTTGCACTAATTGCTTTGAGTTTATTAAAGATTAGATAG